A segment of the Doryrhamphus excisus isolate RoL2022-K1 chromosome 7, RoL_Dexc_1.0, whole genome shotgun sequence genome:
TCTTGATGCTGAATTTGCCATTATTGAGTCTACATGAACAGAATTAAGTTCTCACAAATtaaaagctgtgattttttttaaaaaccttttgGTTCTGTAGATTAATCGGGTCCAGATTTGAGGAGTCTTGGTACGGTGGTCTTGGAAGTGGACCTGGTCTAATGTGGGCTACAtgctgaaaaaaatggaatgcgcCTTTATTGCGTTTTCACAAATAGAATAAATGTTTCACAAATCAgaaagtgtgtttttatgaACCTTCAGGGTTTGTATGATAATCTGGTCCACATCTAAGAAGTCTAGGAACTGTGGTTTTCAAACTGGACCGGGTCTAATGCGGTCTGGATGCTTGTTAGATTAACAATGAATAGTAAAGTAGCATAAAGTGAGCGTTATTTTGGTAAAGTCGTAACTTTGGTTGCTGTGCTGCTCCAGATTGTCATATTagttgatataataatataataatatggcCTGTATGATATGAATGAATACGTTTATGAGGGATTATGTCAGTAAACTATGCATATTGTGTACAAATGAGTTAAAAAGAGTGCTACCTGATTAGCTCCGTGAAAGGTGACATCTCGGTGACATACCTTAGCATATAACGGTCCCACGACACACGGGGGGCTCCCTTTTGCTTTCCGGCCCCCCCAAAAAGTTGATTGTCCCACGCAAGAAAAAAACTCCTCCAGTTAATTAGCGTCGTATGATTTTTATAAATGTTCCGCCGAGGACTCCTCGCCTTGCGTTGTAGAGCAGATTGCCAGCTGTACAgcccgggaggggggaggcagGGCGGGGAAGGCTGGGTCTAATTCCTGGGAAACACACAGACTCTTTCATGGCGTTCTGGCTTGCATAACAGAGATGGAAAAGGAAGGGAAAAGATGACTTTCACTCATTTTCTTCCAGTCTTGCGTGTCCGCGAGGTGTTCCCGATACTGGTCACGTGACGGTTCACAGGCAAGCCACAGTGACGACACAATGGCATCGGACAATTCTTTAGGTACACCTACATATATTTTAATGACCACTTTAAAATAATCGGTACTGCATGGTATTAGTGTATAAAAGTTCATGAAGGTAACGTGCactatataacataataaaatatattaataatattgttttcatttatatatatgtaattatattattttaataagtaTGCAAAAATTGtcattaataataacacaatataaCAAATAACCCAGCagcaaaatttaaaattttaaaataaaatcaaaatattaaaagaaaaaggtagtaaaaaatgtaatttttaggagactattgtaattttatgaggaaaaaatgtctCGCATAAAGTagaattattaaagaaaaaaatgaaagaacaaaaaacaaaatgaaacaaaaaaatacatttgggtGAATTATGTTGTGGAAAACAAGTTCAGTCATGGAAATAaggtaaaaaatattacaagaaaaaaagaaaatgaaaagattAAAGATTAAACAAGTTgaaatcttaataaaaaaaaatcaacgccaTAATGATAAACAAAGGGAAATAttctatttcacatttttggatTGTTAGATCGGGggaagttatattattattataaataaaagcagcagaaatttgtaaaaaaaacaaaaacttaacaaaaaaatgaacaaaaaacaaaatgaaccaaaaaaaatacatttggggGAATTATGTTGTGGAATTCAAGTTCAGTCATggaaataagataaaaaatattacaagaaaaaaagaaaatgaaaagattAAAGATTAAACAAGTTGAaatcttaatttaaaaaaaataatcaacaccATAATGATAAACAAAGggaaatattcaatttcacatttttggatTATTAGGTCAGGGAAAagttatattactattataaataaaagcagcacaaatttgtaaaaaaataataataaaaaaaaagattttcacCTTTATTACAAATCTGAGATGCATTATTTTCTTGAAATCTATGGAACTTCTTAGCATGTCCTAAcatggcccttgcatcctttcattgttCAGGACCTGGCCCTCgatggtttggacaccccaataGAGCCCATGAAGTGGGTGTACaagggaaaaaacaaaacaaaaacataagcaCATGTCATAACGTTTATTAGAGAATAATATTTCAGTCagaaatctggaaaaaaaaatcacagtaaGAAAAAGCGATTGTCTCAGCTAAGAACAAACGGACAGGCAGGCACTTATGGATACGATGTTCTGGCGTAATCCACGCTAACAAGATGACGCATGTCCTTGAACGCAACAAAAGGAGCCCGAGGAGGATTTGTGTGAAAAGTCGCACAAAGCGTCAAGATGCTGTGACCACGGCTATAGAAGATCTCTGACCTTACACAACGACGCCAAGAGCCTTCAAGTGCGTCTGAGCCTGGTGGACCTGACAGCGGCGTCCACTAATAAAGATCCAGTGTTTGGAGCATTAGTTTAGTCATCTACACAACTTATTTGAAATATAATTTGATGCCGTGTTCATTGTCTTATTTTGGACTTTCAAATCTTCTACCCTCTGTGTGGTACCcccttaaaggaaaagtgcactttgtgATGTGGCCATCATCCACGATCCTTATGCAagtcatgaacacacacacctttcactttactgtgcattctaaagatataaaaacggTTAAAAGCAGACAAGgacatgataaataataaagtgcagttttcctttaagttgGTGACCCCTTAGCATCTTTACCAGGCCAACACAGTGAACGTTTTAAATCCTTACCAGACATCATGGAGCCAGCTAAGTTTTCATTGACTCTGTGTAATGTAGAAGCAAAATGGATCAATTCCAGATTAAATATGACACTAGTTTGCTTTGATGTCTGTAACACAAACCGATATATGGTTGTTGTGTTCAGATATCAGATACAGTACTTTAGCTTACGTTGCCTTTACCGTCTTTACTGCACAAAacgtatcaaagtggcccctcTGCATTGCTTACTTTGTCTcaatgccccccctccccaaggTTTGGGCATCTTTCCCTAGGCCGTCATGTTAAAGTTAAAGTCCTCGGATCGGGGTGCTTCAGGACGGATGCAGCAGCTCCAGGAGCGCCCCCACGGCGCCAAAGTAACCCTACAGTAAAGCACACACAAGTAAGGCAAATATATTTTGGACTTGGACCAAGCAGCGATGTCGCTCACCTCGTGCCGCAGGAAGAGAGCCTTGAGTTGACCTTTGGACCAGTAGTCCATGGCGTAGGCCAGCAGCTTCATGGAGAGTGTGTTGACTCGCAGGAAGTTGCCCACAAACACCACGCGCTCGATGTTCTTCAATGGCGAGACAATGGTTAAGGGGGGAAAACGTTATTTTGGCGTGGGCTGCGGTTGTGTTTGGTCTGTGAATATATTCACGCGTCCGGTTCCTTGGAGTCGCAGGGCATTGAATGGATGGCGACTGGACTGATCGTGTTCGGGATGACCGTGCCTGTCGGGAGATCTTTCTAAACTGCAAAATGGAAGTCTGTTGTTCCGGAGATCGATTCGAAAAGATTGcgttaacattactgacacctagtgaccagtgcggAATACTACATGCCATCGCGACGTCTGCCTGGGTTATCTGAATGCCCAACATTTGGAGTTCACTTCATTTAGgcatttgtatgcttgaaaagGCTCAAGcagaatgatttattaataaaaaggcAAAGACGCAAAATCCAAAAAGCAAATGTAATTACATGTCATTCATTGAGGTTGGTGTTGGAATTACATTCCAGGGGGCGCTCGTGAGCTAAAGCCGGTTTCAGATCATTATTACCTTGCCAATTGAGAATGTGGCtgctaggggtctcaaacatggaAGTTATTTTTCCTATGACATTTTGTTCtatttaatgcaggggtctcaaacacacggcccctgggccaaatgtggcccgcaggagactagtttgaggcccccgccttgatatgaaagtttaatgttagtgcggctcgcgcaagtttgatatggatgctgtatggtatcatgtacccagaaaaaattattacgtttgattcatgttcatgttaaaggttaaataactgttcatagttatcctccctatccgtgtggaagtggtaaggttttggctatttaagttgaaaggaaataacttgaaggctaccgtttaggtcgctagctctctagtttgcgagttagcatgtgtctcaagaccctgcagttgcgcaatatgttgtaaataaaaagagtataaatgtgactatagttgtgttttgtcatgtctacagggctctaataatgctttgttcattttaatctgaaaaaaatcatttgtctacccaccaactatatgtgatttcttaagtttttattatttgccgttttgttattattattatatttatttattactgattgatcgattttctttttcttttatttatttttcattttattttgtgcagaaaaataaaaattaagatatttgagaacagtggaatgttttatcagagcttttattgtagaaaatcggaaccaaagcactgaaaaagtttgtatatttttctgtttttaataaatgcgtttttttgttttttttttggaaaacctgatgtggcccagccttgcccagaccctagctccagtggcccccaggtaaattgagtttgagacccctggtttaaagcaTTAggctaaaacaacacaacaataggTGGCATATGTATTCCATTAAGTGTGGTTTGCATATTTTGCTGTTCAATGCTGTACTTGCATTGGAgcaaacaaatacatttgtacatGGGCAacaaagaagcagcagcagatggAGCTCCACCTCCTGGGCGTGATTAGACCAAGTGTAATCAACAGTATTGTACTGAAGAAGAATTTCCATATTTACTACATATTATTTTGAGAGGCTTCTGTCAAGTTCCCTTGGCGTGGCTTATCTCCTCGCGCCTTCATAGCCCTGTACAATGCTGCTTGATCAAGACGCCACAAGGCAGCACCGTAAAGAGGCTGAACGCACACAAGGACGCGCGTGGAAACCGCAGGAACAACACTTGCCGTTTTACCTCGCTTTGTTCGTGATGCTGTCGTACTGACCTCATTGAGCGCACACATCCGGGTGATGGAGCCGATGTTGTTGGTGATGGTGACCAGGGTGGCTCTGGCCAGGTCTTCCTTGGACACAGACTCACGCTTGTCTTTGGACATCATATTGCCGAAACTCGCAGGACAAGAAGAAACAAGCACAATTTTATCtataattacataaattggcTTTTATTGAATCTGTTATCGAACTAGGGGCCTGACTCAGAGGTTTGTCACAAAAGCCAAACATTGTTGGTCATGCTGGGTCATCGAAGAAATCAACAACACTTTAGTTGCATTGTTTGTAATAACcatattttgtaataaaaattcattcattcattcattttctaccgctttttcctcacgagggtcgcggggggtgctggagcctatcccagctgtctttggacgagaggcggggtacaccctggactggtggccaaccaatcacagggcacatatagacaaacaaccattcacactcacattcatacctatggacaatttggagtggctaattaacctagcatgtttttggaatgtgggaggaaaccggagtacccggagaaaacccacgcatgcacggggagaacatgcaaattccacacagagatgaccgagggtggaattgaaccctggtctcctagctgtgatgtctgcgcgctaaccactagaccgctgtgccgccctgtaatacaaattacaaaattaaataataataataaaaaaaccttaaaccaggggtctcaaactcaatttacctgggggccactggagctagggttaTTTTTCGAGacaaaagatggaaaaataaataagcaaataaaaaaaaacaaataaacaaattcatttttatttattattaaattattaaataaatgtttaatgttaatttttatttttcaactcaaaataagatggaaaaataaataagcaaatcaaaaaacaaatgaaacaaattaaactttcatatcaaggcgggggcctcaaattagcatcccgcgggccgtgagtttgagacccctgccttaaactgtattatggaaagcaggaagtgaacaaatgtaacagttactgattgtaaaagtaccagatggaggggtaggatttaataagctttgcttcttcctactccttttggacatgtggaactgggaactgattatgggatggactcaattgtaatctgatgcatgttcaaatgaaattaaaccattaccattttctttttaaaatcacaccaaatctacactaccactcaaaagtttgggatcacttgcaaatttctttgttttccaaagaaaaacaaattttcatgcatttcacaaacatttgtatccatttcacaagcaattaaaatgaatcagatgattaaAATCagaagaaggatgtacatttttgcatagaggcctactatcaacaactgtcagtcctctgcatcaatctcctggtatggctgctaatccaagttcatcattttataaggctaatagattattagaaaagccatctaaaaaatctaaactaaaacgaaaatctcttaccatgctgttaactactcccttcagacagcagcacaaactgggtcttacaaggacataaaaacgcttcttcctactccttttggacatgtggaactgggaactgattatgggatgcactcaattgtaaactgatgcatgttcaaatgaaataaaaccattaccattactatattttattttgataacCTCATTGAATTCCACAAATTCATGTTTGCATCGAATCGAAAGCTAATCATTATTCAAACAATTTGTACCGGATCGGATCAGCAAGGTGTGGAACGCCAAAAAATGTGTCTGGGAGGATCCCTAATGCTCCCTAATGGTTGGGCTTCTGTCCCAAAAGCAAAGACTGCTACGTAATAGAGAAGATGAAAACATGGACTGTGCATCAAAGGTGCACGTATGGAGCGcctttgaagttttttttttgttgtctttattaCGTCAGGAAGCCACAGTTAGCAAATTGTGACCAAGGGTCTCAAACGAACACTTTGGGAAGGCCTGATCTTAATACGTTTTTGTAGTATCATTGTTCCATTTGAAACGAGTGATGAATTCAAGCTATGGCCTTGTTGTGTTTTATGGTCcacaccaccaaaaaaaatatacacttttCAAACTCCTACCCTTTGGTGTCAGTGGAAATTGAAATCTAACTACAATTGCGCTTCATGTCTGTACTCCAAATAGTTCAAGGACAACtttaacaaatttaatttaagtatgAACTCAGAAGTGTCAGAAGTGTTTTCTcctgtgtaaataaataattaccaAAACTAGCATTTCTTTGTAAATCATGAGGatgttttttaagtgtttgTAAAACAGTTCCAAAATGTACCTGGAGGCCACCGCCCATCCCGGCAGTCCAAAGCGCTCGTAGTCTCCTCCGTAGATGTCCCGAACCAGCTTGTCTACGCGGGTGCTTTCCCCTTGCGAGGCCATTTCCAGTGCTTCCTCAAACGTGGAGCATCCCGTCAGCAGGCAGCAGAGACCCAGGAAGGTTCCCCCTCCAAGGCTGCAAAAAGCACACCCCGTTTTACGTTCACCCCTGCTCCGTAGCAAAACACCTTCACGCGTGGAATACAGTACCTGGTCCCAGTGACGCGCTTGTAGTTGGTCTCCGAGTAGACAGCCAAGATGCTGACGCCGGAGCCGATGTTGACCAAGAGAAGAGGGTAGGGGTTCTCCAGCGTGTACGGCCTCTGGACGCAGCGCTCCGGCTCTGTGGGGTTCTCAAAGTAGTAG
Coding sequences within it:
- the pank2 gene encoding pantothenate kinase 2, mitochondrial isoform X2; protein product: MDIGGTLVKLVYFEPKDITAEEEQEEVENLKSIRRYLTSNTAYGSTGIRDVHLELQELTLCGRTGNLHFIRFPTHDLPVFLQMGRNKHFSSLHTSLCATGGGAYKFESDFRMMADLQLSKLDELDCLIRGVLYIDSVVSSGPSECYYFENPTEPERCVQRPYTLENPYPLLLVNIGSGVSILAVYSETNYKRVTGTSLGGGTFLGLCCLLTGCSTFEEALEMASQGESTRVDKLVRDIYGGDYERFGLPGWAVASSFGNMMSKDKRESVSKEDLARATLVTITNNIGSITRMCALNENIERVVFVGNFLRVNTLSMKLLAYAMDYWSKGQLKALFLRHEGYFGAVGALLELLHPS